Below is a genomic region from Thiohalobacter sp..
GAAACACCGCTGCCGACGCCAACGGCTGCACCCGACGGGCAAGTGCGGTGGCCGGCTCAGGCGGAAAGCCTCAATGCGGTGCTGGCGTTTCATGCCGAGCGACTCGGCGACCGACCCTATCTCACCTTCCTTGCGGGCAGCGGGGTGCAGACGCTGACCCATGCACAGCTCTTCGAACGTGCCGGCCGGGCGGCCGCAGCGCTGCGCGCCCACGGCGTGGAACCGGGCGACCGGGTGGCACTGATGCTGCCCTCGGGCTTCGAGTTCTTCGACGCCTTCTACGGCACGCTGTGTGCGGGCGCCGTGCCGGTCCCCCTGTACCCGCCCGCCAGCAAGGCCCGGATCGAGGCCTTCCTGCTGCGCCAGGCGGGCATCCTCGACAACGCCGGCACACGGGTATTCGTGACCAGCGAGCAGATACGGCCCTTTGCCCACGCCCTGCGCCAGCAGGTGGCCGCGCTGGAGCACATCCTGCCGGCCTCGGTGCTGACCCGGGAACGCGGTCACGTCTGCCTGCCGCGCAAGGCCGACGACCTTGCCTTCCTGCAGTACACCTCGGGCAGTACCGGCCAGCCCAAGGGGGTGATGCTCACGCATGGCAATCTGCTGGCCAACGTGCGCGCCATGGGCCAGGCTGCGCGGGTGGATCCGGGCGAAGACCTGTTCGTGAGCTGGCTGCCCCTGTATCACGACATGGGCCTGATCGGCGCCTGCCTGGGCTCGCTCTACCATGCCCTGCCGCTGGTACTGATGTCTCCGCTCAGCTTCATCAGCCGGCCGCAGCGCTGGCTGCAGGCGCTGCACGACTATCGCGGCACGCTGTCGGCAGCGCCCAACTTCGCCTACCAGCTCTGCGCCAGCCGGCTCGAGGACAGCGACATCGAGGGCCTGGACCTGTCCCGCTGGCGACTCGCGTTCAATGGCGCCGAACCGGTGCATGCGCAGACCATCGAACGCTTCTGCAGCCGCATGCAGCGCGCAGGTTTCCGGCGCGAGGCCATGACCCCGGTGTACGGCCTGGCCGAGAACGCCGTTGGCCTGTGCTTCCCACCGCCGGGACGCGGACCACGTTACGACACCGTCGACCGGCAAAGGCTGGTGTCGGAAGGCATCGCCGAACCGGTGGAGGCCCGCGCGGAGGATGCCACCGAGATCGTGGGCTGCGGTCTCGCCCTGCCCGATCACGAGATTCGGGTCGTGGATGCGCAGCGACGGCCCTTGCCCGACCGGCGGGTGGGCGAGATCCAGTTCCGCGGGCCTTCAGCCACGCAGGGCTATTTCCGCAATCCCGAGGCGACTGCTGCCCTGGTCGACGGTGAATGGCGCAACACCGGCGACCGCGGCTACCTGGTCGAGGGTGAGATCTTTCTCACCGGCCGCATCAAGGAAATCATCTTTCGTGCCGGTCGCAACCTGTACCCCTACGAACTGGAACAGGCCATCGGTGATCTCGAGGGCATTCGCAAGGGCGGAGTGGCCGTGTTCGCCGCCATGCCGCCGCAGGGCGGCGAGGAAAGGCTGGTGGTGGTGGCGGAAACCCGGGAACGCAGTACCGAACGGCGCAAGGCACTGGTCGAGCACATTCGCGAGCTGTCGATGACGCTGCTCGACACGGCGCCCGACGACATCCTGCTGACCCCGCCACGCACGGTACCCAAGACCTCCAGCGGCAAGATCCAGCGCGCCGAGTGTGCGCGCCGCTACCGGGAAGGCAGGCTGCTGCCGGACGGCCGCGGCGGCGGTTCGCTCCGCGTGCGGCTGGCGCTCGGGGTTCTGCTGGCGGCGGGCCGGCGCGGACTACGCCGCGGCGGCCGGCTGCTCTATGCCGGCTGGGCCTGGCTGGCGGCGATCGCGGTCGCGCTGCCGAGCCTGCTGCTGGTCCTGCTCGCGCCCGGACGGCGCACAGCGCAACGCGTGGCTCACGTCGGAGCGCGCGCCCTGCTGTGGCTCGCCGGCCTGCCGCTGCGCGTCGAGGGGGAAAACCGGCTGCCGGCAGGACGGCCCTTGGTCCTGGTCGCCAACCACGCCAGCTATCTGGACGCGCTGGTGCTGATCGCGGCACTCGACCACCCGCTGCACTTCGTGGCCAAACGCGAGCTGGCGAATCACCCGCTGCTGCGCGCCTTCCTGCGCCGACTGGGCACCGAATTCGTGACCCGCAGCGACGTGCGCGCGAGTGTTGCCGAGACCGAGGCACTGGTCGCTCGGGTGGCGGCCGGCGACGCGGTGGTGTTCTTTCCCGAGGGCACCTTCACCGAGGCCAGCGGCCTGCGCCCCTTTCGTCTCGGCGCCTTCCGCATCGCCGCCGATACCGGGACGCCGGTCGTTGCGGTGGCCCTGCGCGGCACCCGAGAGGTGCTGCGCGGCGACCGCTGGCTGCCCCGCCATGGCCGGCTGGAGGTCATCGTCGGCAAGCCGCTGGAGCCCGCCGGCAACGACTGGGCCGCGGCAATCGCCCTGCGTGATGCCGCCCGCCGCTTCATCCTCGAACACACCGGCGAACCCGATCTGGCCGGCTCGGCCAGCATTGCCCTGCCCGCGGGTACGTCGGACCCGTAGCTATTAACCCGGCAACCAAAATATATCGTGTTCAGGATGCAGAGAAAGCCGCTGAACAAGGCGTGGCTCGCCGGCAATGGCCCAGCCCTTGGCAAGCGCCACAACGCAGTGCAGGGGCTTTCTCTGCATCCCTGACAGGTTCAAGATCAAGGGAAAGGCCGGGCTGTGCCGTCCCGCGCTGCGTACCTCCGGATCAGGGTTCGAGGACGATGCTGCCCGACACCGTGACCTGCACCCTCGATTCGCCTGCCTCCAGACCGGGGGCGGCGACATCGGCTTCCATGGCCAAGGCCCGTGCCCGCACCATGGGCACTGCCGCTTGCGGCGCCGTGATCACCTGCGCCTCGTACAGCCGGTGGCCGGCTGCGCCGAAGGCGCGGGCGAGCTGTGCGGCACGGGCGCGGAACGCGGCCACGGCGCGATCGATCAGCCGGGACTCGACCTCGGCCCGCGTGGCATCCGACAGCAGAAAGCGGGTGGAACGCACCTGCAGGCGACCCT
It encodes:
- a CDS encoding AMP-binding protein, giving the protein MNETASHQAVLDILRDLLAELHGDRIPPDVTLASHLEQDLGIDSLGRVELLMRIRTQLGLDVAEDEIFEVVTVGDLLSRLGVAADTRAETPLPTPTAAPDGQVRWPAQAESLNAVLAFHAERLGDRPYLTFLAGSGVQTLTHAQLFERAGRAAAALRAHGVEPGDRVALMLPSGFEFFDAFYGTLCAGAVPVPLYPPASKARIEAFLLRQAGILDNAGTRVFVTSEQIRPFAHALRQQVAALEHILPASVLTRERGHVCLPRKADDLAFLQYTSGSTGQPKGVMLTHGNLLANVRAMGQAARVDPGEDLFVSWLPLYHDMGLIGACLGSLYHALPLVLMSPLSFISRPQRWLQALHDYRGTLSAAPNFAYQLCASRLEDSDIEGLDLSRWRLAFNGAEPVHAQTIERFCSRMQRAGFRREAMTPVYGLAENAVGLCFPPPGRGPRYDTVDRQRLVSEGIAEPVEARAEDATEIVGCGLALPDHEIRVVDAQRRPLPDRRVGEIQFRGPSATQGYFRNPEATAALVDGEWRNTGDRGYLVEGEIFLTGRIKEIIFRAGRNLYPYELEQAIGDLEGIRKGGVAVFAAMPPQGGEERLVVVAETRERSTERRKALVEHIRELSMTLLDTAPDDILLTPPRTVPKTSSGKIQRAECARRYREGRLLPDGRGGGSLRVRLALGVLLAAGRRGLRRGGRLLYAGWAWLAAIAVALPSLLLVLLAPGRRTAQRVAHVGARALLWLAGLPLRVEGENRLPAGRPLVLVANHASYLDALVLIAALDHPLHFVAKRELANHPLLRAFLRRLGTEFVTRSDVRASVAETEALVARVAAGDAVVFFPEGTFTEASGLRPFRLGAFRIAADTGTPVVAVALRGTREVLRGDRWLPRHGRLEVIVGKPLEPAGNDWAAAIALRDAARRFILEHTGEPDLAGSASIALPAGTSDP